A genome region from Microcella alkaliphila includes the following:
- the tatC gene encoding twin-arginine translocase subunit TatC — protein sequence MSDRPTRSRNPEGRMTLGQHLVELRKRITIAGVAIIIAAIGGWWLVDPIWAALSEPVLRIAEEQDRDASLTYVTVGEAFDTHLIIMFLVGIVVASPVWLYQLWAFIVPALHKNEKGYAVGFLVAGAPLFISGCVAAWLVFPNIVTLLTGFAFSDSATLLQARIYLDFAVKFILAIGVGFVLPLLLVLLNFARVVSAQAMLKAWRWAILAIATFTALATPAADVLSMVLLAIPLVGLYFAACAVAAFNDRRIARKEATLADEYGLASSDD from the coding sequence GTGAGCGACCGCCCGACGCGGTCCCGGAATCCCGAGGGCCGCATGACCCTCGGCCAGCACTTGGTCGAACTGCGCAAGCGCATCACGATCGCCGGTGTGGCGATCATCATCGCCGCGATTGGTGGCTGGTGGCTTGTCGACCCGATCTGGGCAGCGCTCAGCGAGCCGGTTCTGCGCATCGCGGAAGAGCAAGACCGGGATGCTTCACTCACGTACGTCACGGTCGGCGAGGCGTTCGACACCCACCTCATCATTATGTTCTTGGTCGGAATCGTGGTGGCATCACCGGTGTGGCTCTACCAGCTCTGGGCCTTCATCGTGCCTGCGCTGCACAAGAACGAGAAGGGTTACGCCGTCGGATTCCTGGTCGCCGGCGCACCACTGTTCATCAGCGGCTGCGTCGCCGCATGGCTGGTGTTTCCGAACATCGTCACCCTGCTCACCGGGTTCGCCTTTAGTGACTCCGCGACACTTCTCCAAGCGCGCATCTATCTCGACTTCGCGGTGAAGTTCATCCTCGCCATCGGGGTCGGATTCGTGCTCCCGCTCCTGCTGGTGCTGCTCAACTTCGCCCGCGTCGTCAGCGCCCAGGCGATGTTGAAGGCGTGGCGCTGGGCGATACTCGCGATCGCCACCTTCACGGCGCTCGCGACGCCCGCCGCTGACGTGCTCTCGATGGTGCTGTTGGCGATTCCGCTCGTCGGCCTGTACTTCGCCGCGTGCGCGGTGGCTGCCTTCAACGACCGTCGCATTGCCCGCAAGGAGGCGACGCTGGCCGACGAGTACGGACTAGCGTCTTCTGATGACTGA
- a CDS encoding FKBP-type peptidyl-prolyl cis-trans isomerase yields MKNAQLDERGLVRTVPALIVSTALLATLTACAPLGGSAACEPAIPSGESPTFVRASGPVSSAPDVSFPTPLRTQGAQQAVLVEGEGDTIAEGQVVDFQVSLYSGVDGELITQSAYDDTSSPLRRTAGADMDILAEVVQCAQVGSRIAATGTIADVFGAGTLDPALGLDDSDAVVLVLDIEAAYLGRATGTPQLGANGVPAVVTAPDGRPGVTIPNQDAPDELVAHVLTRGGGAEVAADDSVVMHYTGLVWETERVFDSSWERGAPATFPATSFLDDPNGIVPGLAEALVGQTVGSQVVVVIPPSLGYPSGQAPASIPEGSTMVFVVDVLGIEDRG; encoded by the coding sequence GTGAAGAACGCCCAACTCGACGAAAGAGGTCTCGTGCGCACTGTTCCCGCGCTCATCGTCTCGACGGCCCTGCTCGCCACGCTGACAGCGTGCGCGCCGCTGGGCGGTTCCGCCGCATGCGAGCCGGCCATCCCGAGCGGTGAATCGCCCACATTTGTGCGCGCCTCCGGGCCCGTGTCGAGCGCGCCGGACGTGAGCTTCCCGACCCCGCTGCGGACGCAGGGCGCCCAGCAGGCCGTGCTCGTGGAGGGGGAGGGTGACACGATCGCAGAAGGTCAGGTCGTCGACTTCCAGGTGAGCCTGTACTCCGGTGTCGACGGTGAACTCATCACCCAGAGCGCGTACGACGACACGAGCAGCCCGTTGCGCCGGACGGCTGGCGCTGACATGGACATCCTCGCCGAGGTCGTGCAGTGCGCTCAGGTCGGCTCGCGTATTGCGGCGACCGGCACGATCGCCGACGTGTTCGGGGCCGGCACGCTCGACCCCGCCCTCGGGCTCGACGACAGTGACGCCGTCGTGCTCGTGCTCGACATCGAGGCGGCGTACCTCGGCCGCGCGACGGGCACCCCGCAGCTCGGCGCGAACGGCGTACCCGCCGTGGTGACGGCCCCCGACGGGCGCCCCGGCGTGACGATTCCCAACCAGGACGCGCCCGACGAGCTGGTCGCCCACGTGTTGACGCGGGGAGGCGGCGCCGAGGTTGCCGCCGACGACAGCGTCGTCATGCACTACACCGGCCTCGTGTGGGAGACCGAGCGCGTGTTCGACTCGAGCTGGGAGCGCGGCGCACCCGCGACCTTCCCCGCGACGAGCTTCCTCGACGACCCCAATGGCATCGTTCCGGGTCTTGCCGAGGCTCTTGTCGGTCAGACGGTCGGCTCGCAGGTGGTCGTCGTGATCCCGCCGTCACTCGGCTACCCCTCGGGGCAGGCACCCGCGTCGATTCCGGAGGGCAGCACGATGGTGTTCGTCGTCGACGTTCTCGGCATTGAGGACCGCGGCTGA
- a CDS encoding twin-arginine translocase TatA/TatE family subunit, with translation MPQLSGWTGLILLLVILLLFAAPKLPQLAKSLGQSMTIFKKEVKAGKDAEAAERDQTAESTDAATDGPDSATSK, from the coding sequence ATGCCCCAACTCTCCGGCTGGACCGGCCTCATTCTGCTGTTGGTCATCCTGCTCCTCTTCGCCGCTCCGAAGCTTCCGCAGCTCGCCAAGAGCCTGGGCCAGTCCATGACGATCTTCAAGAAGGAAGTGAAGGCCGGCAAGGACGCCGAGGCGGCAGAGCGCGATCAGACCGCCGAGAGCACCGACGCGGCGACCGACGGTCCCGACTCCGCCACCAGCAAGTAG
- a CDS encoding PAC2 family protein: MAHTDLFRGGRLLVVAFEGWNDAGEAASGAVRALKDVLDVVPIADIDPEDYYDFQLNRPMIETDDDGRRRLRWPGVTLFGPAVDDGLPRASAAPSDDPLAVSGMNHDNIYLLLGTEPSRGWRTFATETVDQALTADVTGIILLGALLADVPHTRPIAVTATSENAEVRDELGLERSSYEGPVGILSVIVEAAEEVGIPTVSLWASVPHYVHNAPSPKATLALLDRLEELVDVTIPRGELLDEARTWEEGIDALAEEDDEMRGYIAQLEKARDAVEAPEASGEAIAQEFERYLRKHDDDEPGGDVRRDE, translated from the coding sequence GTGGCGCACACGGATCTTTTTCGCGGAGGACGTCTCCTTGTCGTGGCCTTTGAAGGCTGGAACGACGCCGGGGAGGCCGCGAGCGGCGCGGTGCGCGCGCTGAAGGATGTGCTCGACGTCGTCCCCATCGCCGACATCGACCCGGAGGACTACTACGACTTCCAGCTGAATCGGCCGATGATCGAGACGGACGACGACGGCCGGCGCCGGCTGCGATGGCCCGGGGTGACCCTGTTCGGACCGGCGGTCGATGACGGTTTGCCTCGCGCATCCGCCGCACCGTCCGATGACCCGCTCGCGGTGAGCGGGATGAACCACGACAACATCTACCTGCTGCTCGGCACGGAACCCTCGCGCGGGTGGCGCACGTTCGCGACCGAGACCGTTGACCAGGCACTCACCGCCGACGTGACCGGCATCATTCTGCTGGGGGCGCTGCTCGCCGACGTCCCGCACACGCGCCCGATCGCCGTGACCGCCACGAGCGAGAACGCCGAGGTGCGCGACGAACTCGGGCTCGAGCGGTCGAGCTACGAGGGCCCCGTGGGCATCCTCAGCGTCATCGTGGAGGCCGCTGAGGAGGTGGGCATTCCGACGGTCTCGCTGTGGGCATCCGTGCCCCACTACGTGCACAACGCACCCTCGCCGAAGGCCACGCTCGCGCTGCTCGATCGGCTGGAGGAGCTGGTCGACGTGACGATTCCGCGCGGCGAACTGCTCGATGAAGCCCGCACCTGGGAGGAGGGCATCGACGCGCTCGCCGAGGAGGACGACGAGATGCGCGGCTACATCGCGCAGCTCGAAAAAGCGCGGGATGCCGTCGAGGCTCCCGAGGCGAGTGGCGAGGCCATCGCGCAAGAATTCGAGCGCTACCTGCGCAAGCACGACGACGACGAGCCCGGCGGAGACGTGCGCCGCGACGAGTAG
- a CDS encoding undecaprenyl-diphosphate phosphatase produces the protein MSTSTYVDAIILGVVQGITEFLPISSSAHLRIVGEFLPAATDPGATFTAITQIGTELAVVLFFWRDITRILSRWFAHVFRRGVPASDPDVRMGWLIIIGSVPIAVAGYFGQEYIRDTFRSLWLVAIFLIGFGLLLGLADYLGRRTRELNDLTYPHGLYYGLAQMLALVPGVSRSGATTTMGLALGYTRPAAARYAFLLAIPAVFGSGFYELRTALIDPTTTGPFGWGETLVATGIAFVIALVVIAGLMAYISKRSFLPFVIYRVLLGSTILILLSTGVLEG, from the coding sequence GTGAGCACCAGTACGTACGTCGACGCGATCATCCTGGGCGTCGTTCAGGGCATCACCGAATTCCTGCCGATCTCCTCCAGCGCGCACCTGCGCATCGTCGGCGAATTCCTGCCCGCCGCGACCGACCCTGGCGCGACCTTCACCGCGATCACGCAGATCGGTACGGAGCTTGCCGTCGTGCTGTTCTTCTGGCGCGACATCACGCGCATCCTCAGCCGCTGGTTCGCGCACGTGTTCCGTCGCGGGGTTCCCGCGAGCGACCCCGACGTGCGCATGGGCTGGCTGATCATCATCGGCTCCGTGCCGATCGCCGTGGCCGGCTACTTCGGGCAGGAGTACATTCGCGACACCTTCCGCTCGCTGTGGCTCGTCGCGATCTTTCTGATCGGCTTCGGCCTGCTGCTCGGCCTGGCAGACTATCTCGGCCGACGCACGCGCGAGCTGAACGACCTCACGTACCCGCACGGCCTCTACTACGGCCTCGCGCAGATGCTGGCGCTCGTGCCGGGCGTCTCGCGTTCGGGCGCCACGACGACCATGGGTCTCGCGCTCGGCTACACCCGGCCCGCCGCCGCCCGCTACGCCTTCCTCCTCGCGATCCCGGCCGTCTTCGGCTCAGGGTTCTACGAGCTGCGCACGGCACTGATCGACCCGACAACGACCGGCCCCTTCGGCTGGGGAGAGACGCTCGTCGCCACCGGCATCGCCTTCGTCATCGCCCTCGTCGTCATCGCGGGGCTCATGGCCTACATCTCGAAGCGCTCGTTCCTGCCATTCGTGATCTATCGCGTGCTGCTCGGCTCGACGATCCTGATCCTGCTCTCGACGGGCGTGCTCGAAGGCTGA
- a CDS encoding helix-turn-helix transcriptional regulator: MADRRDAGGTSTDRLAFLLALVPYLIDQVSVSVDEAADHFGTTPERIRRAVELIAVSGVPDASGSVLPGSGMFDIDWDQFEEQSIIRFRQAPLTEQPRLSGREAAALIAGLQTIMALPDYAERDDLWALREKLARGSASGVAPVAVAPGDSSETLQEVRRAQSAGLRLALDYVSGDGDREERLVDPIRLDSIDGVWYLRAWCLTRGAERTFRVDRIANVRSAGTADEHPASTADPASLFSGGAAGAVRVEFELHEAALPLVADYLPDDVRPVDGDPGRVRATVELSNVTKVGRLAARLVGAGHIVTPEAATEARHWAERAIAAQNRRLDS, from the coding sequence ATGGCTGACCGTCGCGACGCAGGCGGCACGAGCACCGACCGTCTCGCGTTCCTCCTCGCCCTCGTGCCGTACCTCATCGACCAGGTGAGCGTCTCGGTGGACGAGGCCGCCGACCACTTCGGTACGACGCCAGAGCGCATCCGACGCGCGGTTGAACTCATCGCGGTGAGCGGCGTGCCCGACGCCAGCGGCAGTGTGCTGCCGGGCTCCGGCATGTTCGACATCGACTGGGACCAGTTCGAGGAGCAGTCGATCATCCGCTTCCGCCAGGCGCCGCTCACCGAGCAGCCCCGGTTATCGGGTCGCGAAGCTGCGGCTCTCATCGCGGGGTTGCAGACCATCATGGCGCTGCCCGACTACGCCGAGCGCGACGACCTCTGGGCGCTGCGCGAGAAGCTCGCGCGCGGCTCGGCCTCCGGCGTTGCTCCCGTCGCTGTCGCACCGGGCGACTCCAGCGAGACGCTGCAGGAGGTGCGGCGTGCTCAGTCCGCGGGTCTCCGGCTCGCGCTCGACTACGTGAGCGGCGACGGTGACCGCGAGGAACGTCTCGTCGATCCCATCCGTCTCGACTCGATCGACGGGGTCTGGTACTTGCGCGCCTGGTGCCTGACGCGCGGTGCCGAGCGAACGTTCCGGGTCGACCGGATCGCGAACGTTCGATCCGCGGGCACGGCAGATGAGCATCCCGCGTCGACGGCGGACCCGGCGAGCCTGTTCAGTGGCGGGGCGGCGGGCGCCGTGCGTGTCGAGTTCGAACTGCACGAGGCGGCACTTCCGCTGGTCGCCGACTACCTACCCGACGACGTGCGCCCGGTCGACGGTGACCCAGGCCGCGTACGCGCCACGGTGGAGCTCTCGAACGTCACGAAGGTGGGGCGACTTGCGGCCCGGCTCGTCGGCGCTGGGCACATCGTCACGCCGGAGGCGGCGACGGAAGCCCGACACTGGGCCGAACGCGCCATTGCCGCACAGAATCGCCGGTTAGACTCGTGA
- a CDS encoding DEAD/DEAH box helicase, which translates to MTDVRSPAERYEEARALRQLPRLRAFRDQLTFDLDPFQAAACRTLEEGRSVLVAAPTGAGKTIVAEFAVFLAMFDARAKIFYTAPMKALSNQKYTELVAQYGASEVGLLTGDTNINATARIVVMTTEVLRNMLYADSDLLTDLAYVVMDEVHYLADRFRGAVWEEVIIHLPESVRLISLSATVSNAEEFGDWLQAVRGDTDVIVSEVRPVPLEQHVIVRSKMVDLFDSSGRAATNRVNPELVQLARAGGYSQQGGGRGRKHPSRWQAHRGRDEGRMSRAEIVQLLDGKNLLPAIFFIFSRMGCDQAVRQVLRSGVRLTDAHEREEIRQIVEERCRTLRDDDLAVLGYWEWLDGLQRGVAAHHAGLLPAFKEVVEELFQKKLLKAVFATETLALGINMPARTVVLEKLEKFNGEARVPITPGEYTQLTGRAGRRGIDVEGHSVIQWASGLDPQAVASLASRRTYPLNSSFRPTYNMAVNLIEQFGRPRTREILESSFAQFQADRAVVDLARTVRKHDEALDGYARAMECHLGDFRQYSSLRRELSDLERQRSSDARGARAERDRRQKQIEGVRTRMRKHPCDGCADREAHSRWAERYWRLKHERDKVSRQIQGRTGAVAQVFDRVTDVLGELGYLVDDDHGRLGLSAHGRALRRIYGERDLLVAEALRRDLWRDLDAAGLAAMACAIVFEARRDDGQAPEYALPRGAFRPALERTQELWARLDDLEREHRLPGTDPLATSLALPMQKWAQGTALDVVLRDADLAAGDFVRWCKQTIDLLDQISLVADGKVGRTARTALDSVRRGIVAYSSVA; encoded by the coding sequence ATGACTGACGTCAGGTCACCGGCCGAGCGATACGAAGAGGCCCGAGCGTTACGCCAGCTGCCGCGACTGCGGGCCTTCCGTGACCAGCTGACGTTCGATCTCGATCCCTTCCAGGCGGCCGCCTGTCGCACGCTGGAAGAGGGCCGCAGCGTGCTGGTTGCGGCACCCACGGGCGCCGGCAAGACGATTGTCGCGGAATTCGCCGTCTTCCTCGCGATGTTCGACGCGCGCGCGAAGATCTTCTACACCGCGCCGATGAAGGCGTTGAGCAACCAGAAGTACACCGAACTCGTGGCCCAATACGGGGCCAGCGAGGTGGGGTTGCTGACCGGCGACACAAACATCAACGCGACCGCCCGCATCGTCGTCATGACGACCGAGGTGCTGCGCAACATGCTCTACGCCGACTCCGACCTGCTCACCGACCTCGCCTACGTCGTGATGGACGAGGTGCACTACCTCGCCGACCGCTTCCGCGGCGCCGTGTGGGAAGAGGTGATCATCCACCTACCCGAGTCGGTACGTCTCATCTCGCTGTCGGCCACGGTGTCGAACGCGGAGGAGTTCGGCGACTGGCTGCAGGCCGTGCGGGGAGACACGGACGTCATCGTCTCGGAGGTGCGCCCGGTGCCGCTCGAGCAGCACGTCATCGTGCGCTCAAAGATGGTCGACCTGTTCGACTCGTCCGGCCGCGCGGCCACCAATCGGGTGAATCCCGAGCTCGTGCAGTTGGCCAGGGCGGGTGGCTATTCGCAGCAGGGAGGCGGGCGCGGGCGCAAGCACCCCAGCCGCTGGCAGGCACACCGTGGCCGTGACGAGGGCCGCATGTCGCGCGCCGAGATCGTGCAGCTGCTCGACGGCAAGAATCTCCTTCCCGCGATCTTCTTCATCTTCAGCCGCATGGGCTGCGATCAGGCCGTTCGGCAGGTGCTGCGCTCGGGCGTGCGCCTGACCGACGCCCACGAGCGGGAAGAAATTCGCCAGATCGTCGAAGAGCGCTGCCGCACACTGCGCGATGACGACCTCGCCGTGCTCGGCTACTGGGAGTGGCTCGACGGCCTACAGCGGGGGGTCGCCGCCCACCATGCCGGCCTGCTCCCCGCCTTCAAGGAGGTCGTCGAAGAGCTCTTCCAGAAGAAGCTGTTGAAGGCAGTTTTCGCCACCGAGACACTCGCGCTCGGCATCAACATGCCCGCCCGCACCGTCGTGCTCGAGAAGCTCGAGAAGTTCAACGGCGAGGCGCGCGTGCCGATCACGCCGGGGGAGTACACCCAGCTCACCGGCCGGGCTGGCCGCCGCGGCATCGACGTCGAGGGGCACTCGGTCATTCAGTGGGCCTCGGGGCTCGACCCGCAGGCCGTCGCCTCGCTCGCCTCCCGGCGCACCTATCCGCTGAATTCCTCGTTCCGCCCGACCTACAATATGGCCGTGAACCTCATCGAGCAATTTGGCCGCCCGCGCACGCGCGAGATTCTCGAAAGCTCGTTCGCGCAGTTCCAGGCAGACCGCGCCGTCGTCGACCTCGCGCGCACGGTCCGCAAGCACGACGAGGCGCTCGACGGCTACGCCCGCGCCATGGAGTGCCACCTCGGCGACTTCCGCCAGTACTCGTCGCTCCGCCGTGAACTGAGCGATCTGGAGCGTCAGCGGTCGTCGGATGCGCGTGGCGCGCGTGCCGAGCGTGACCGTCGACAGAAACAGATCGAGGGCGTCAGAACGCGGATGCGCAAGCATCCGTGTGATGGCTGCGCCGATCGGGAGGCCCACTCGCGCTGGGCGGAGCGTTACTGGCGCCTGAAACACGAACGCGACAAGGTGAGCCGCCAGATTCAGGGGCGCACGGGGGCCGTTGCGCAGGTGTTCGATCGGGTCACCGACGTGCTGGGCGAACTCGGCTACCTCGTCGATGACGACCACGGCAGGCTCGGCCTGTCGGCCCACGGTCGCGCGCTTCGGCGCATCTACGGTGAACGCGACCTGCTCGTCGCCGAGGCACTGCGTCGCGACCTCTGGCGCGACCTCGATGCCGCGGGGCTCGCCGCCATGGCGTGCGCGATCGTGTTCGAAGCGCGACGCGACGACGGACAGGCCCCCGAGTATGCGCTCCCGCGCGGGGCCTTCCGTCCCGCACTCGAGCGCACACAAGAGCTCTGGGCTCGACTCGACGATCTGGAACGCGAGCACCGCCTGCCCGGCACGGACCCTCTCGCAACATCGCTGGCTCTGCCCATGCAGAAGTGGGCACAGGGTACCGCGCTCGACGTGGTGTTGCGCGACGCCGACCTCGCCGCGGGGGACTTCGTACGCTGGTGCAAGCAGACCATCGACCTCCTCGACCAGATCTCGCTCGTTGCCGACGGGAAAGTCGGTCGCACAGCCCGTACAGCCCTCGACTCCGTGCGACGCGGAATCGTCGCCTACAGTTCCGTTGCCTGA
- a CDS encoding WYL domain-containing protein codes for MASVTADASGRRVSAEERQFSLVLALIATETGLTKTQILSTVEGYSARFVPGGDNASLERQFERDKDDLRELGIPLETFDQPGADGDTKLQRYRVSRAEYPLPDDITFSSEELALLGLAGQVWREGSLSDDSRRALTKLRGLGVAVGATVIGVAPTLRAHDRAHAPLTLAISRGRQVEFHYLKPGDARPEHRRVSPQALVQHEGRWHLQGFDEGKGGERTFLLQRIVGGVRLRTDVAREPASDAAERALADLRTLWTQQRATVSVTPGSEADVVLRNRAGTEVDGDVLVVHTTDFQLLADELAGFGDEVQVVSPRVLVDAVLDRWMHVAGSHG; via the coding sequence ATGGCGAGCGTGACCGCTGATGCCTCCGGCCGCCGCGTCTCAGCCGAAGAGCGGCAGTTCAGTCTCGTGCTCGCGCTCATCGCGACCGAGACGGGGCTCACCAAGACCCAGATCCTGTCGACCGTCGAGGGCTACAGCGCACGGTTTGTGCCCGGCGGGGACAATGCGAGCCTCGAGCGGCAGTTCGAGCGGGACAAGGATGACCTGCGCGAGCTCGGCATCCCGCTCGAGACGTTCGACCAGCCGGGCGCCGACGGCGACACGAAGCTGCAACGCTATCGAGTATCGCGGGCCGAGTACCCCCTTCCCGACGACATCACGTTCAGTTCGGAAGAGCTCGCACTGTTGGGGCTCGCCGGGCAGGTCTGGCGAGAGGGCTCGCTGAGTGACGATTCTCGCCGCGCCCTCACGAAGCTGCGCGGCCTCGGCGTCGCGGTCGGCGCCACCGTCATCGGGGTCGCCCCGACACTGCGCGCGCACGACCGGGCGCACGCGCCGCTCACCCTCGCGATCAGTCGGGGCCGTCAGGTCGAATTCCACTACCTGAAACCGGGGGATGCTCGACCCGAGCATCGGCGCGTGTCACCCCAGGCGCTCGTGCAGCACGAAGGACGCTGGCACCTGCAGGGCTTCGACGAGGGCAAGGGGGGCGAGCGAACCTTCCTCCTGCAGCGCATCGTGGGGGGCGTTCGCCTGCGCACGGACGTGGCGCGCGAGCCCGCCAGCGACGCCGCCGAGCGCGCCCTCGCCGACTTGCGCACGCTGTGGACGCAGCAGCGCGCGACCGTCTCCGTGACCCCCGGCAGCGAGGCCGACGTGGTTCTCCGCAATCGGGCTGGCACAGAGGTCGACGGCGACGTACTCGTGGTGCACACCACCGATTTCCAGTTGCTGGCTGACGAACTCGCCGGATTCGGCGACGAGGTGCAGGTCGTGAGCCCTCGGGTCCTGGTCGACGCGGTCCTCGACCGGTGGATGCACGTGGCAGGCTCCCATGGCTGA
- a CDS encoding tRNA (adenine-N1)-methyltransferase: MSAARRRGPFRVGDQVQLTDPKGRLNTVTLQPGGSFHSHRGALAHEDLIGLPDGSVVENSAGVAYLALRPLLTDFVMSMPRGAAIIYPKDAAQILGAADIFPGARVIEAGVGSGALSTWLLRAIGPEGHLFSFERREEFADIARGNVETFMGGRVDNWSITLGDLQEQLPTVVDAGSADRAVLDMLAPWECLDSVADALVPGGVVLCYVATVTQLSRVAEAMRDLGRFTEPLANETMVRGWHLDGLAVRPDHRMVAHTGFLITARRLADGSPTFSKARRGSKTEASDEDVELWTPGAVGERQASAKRLRKAARQAQSTAKRSADGALE; encoded by the coding sequence ATGAGCGCCGCACGGCGTCGCGGGCCGTTCCGGGTTGGCGACCAGGTGCAGCTCACCGACCCGAAGGGGCGCCTCAACACGGTCACCCTGCAACCGGGAGGCTCGTTCCACTCGCATCGCGGTGCCCTCGCCCACGAGGACCTGATCGGGCTACCCGACGGAAGCGTGGTCGAAAACTCTGCCGGTGTCGCCTACCTGGCGCTCCGCCCTCTGCTGACCGACTTCGTCATGTCGATGCCGCGCGGCGCGGCGATCATCTACCCGAAGGATGCGGCCCAGATTCTCGGCGCCGCCGACATCTTCCCGGGCGCGCGTGTAATCGAAGCGGGCGTCGGCTCGGGGGCTCTATCGACGTGGCTGCTGCGCGCGATCGGCCCCGAGGGGCACCTGTTCTCGTTCGAGCGCCGCGAGGAGTTCGCCGACATCGCCCGCGGCAACGTCGAGACCTTCATGGGCGGCCGGGTCGACAACTGGAGCATCACCCTCGGCGACCTTCAAGAGCAGCTGCCCACCGTGGTGGACGCGGGAAGTGCCGACCGCGCTGTGCTCGACATGCTCGCGCCCTGGGAGTGTCTGGACTCCGTCGCCGACGCGCTTGTGCCCGGGGGAGTCGTGCTGTGCTACGTCGCGACCGTCACGCAGCTGTCGCGCGTCGCCGAAGCCATGCGCGATCTCGGCCGGTTCACCGAGCCGCTCGCCAACGAGACGATGGTGCGCGGCTGGCACCTCGATGGCCTTGCTGTCCGCCCCGACCACCGCATGGTTGCCCACACCGGCTTCCTCATCACGGCGCGCCGCCTCGCCGACGGATCACCCACGTTCTCCAAGGCCCGTCGCGGCTCCAAGACCGAGGCGAGCGACGAGGACGTCGAGCTCTGGACGCCGGGCGCGGTCGGCGAACGTCAGGCGAGCGCGAAGCGGCTGCGAAAAGCCGCGCGGCAGGCGCAGTCGACCGCGAAGCGGTCAGCCGACGGCGCACTAGAGTGA
- a CDS encoding HAD family hydrolase: MTSASQPFDRPAAVLWDMDGTIVDTEPYWMAAEVALVESFGGSWSTEDAMQLVGSGLENSAVILQRAGVDLEVQQIIDRLTDEVLTQIDVAVPWRPGARELIERLRDTGIPIALVTMSMRRMALRVADAIGPGTFDVVIGGDDVEHEKPHPEPYLTAAERLGVEISHCVAIEDSQFGLASAISSGAAAIGAPLHLALQEGPTHVLWPSLEGRTIADLTAVLNAHHGFRPAAEGHR; encoded by the coding sequence GTGACCAGCGCCAGCCAGCCCTTCGACCGTCCCGCCGCCGTGCTGTGGGATATGGACGGCACCATTGTCGACACCGAGCCGTATTGGATGGCCGCGGAGGTCGCCCTCGTCGAGTCCTTTGGCGGCTCCTGGTCGACCGAGGACGCCATGCAGCTCGTCGGCTCTGGCCTCGAAAACTCGGCGGTGATCCTGCAGCGCGCGGGTGTTGACCTCGAGGTGCAGCAGATCATTGACCGCCTGACCGACGAGGTGCTGACGCAGATCGACGTTGCGGTTCCCTGGCGACCGGGCGCCCGCGAACTGATTGAGCGCCTGCGCGACACGGGCATCCCGATCGCGCTCGTGACGATGTCGATGCGACGCATGGCGCTTCGCGTCGCCGACGCCATCGGGCCCGGCACCTTCGACGTGGTGATCGGCGGCGACGACGTGGAGCACGAGAAGCCCCACCCCGAGCCGTATCTGACCGCAGCCGAGCGGCTCGGCGTCGAGATCAGCCACTGTGTCGCGATTGAAGACTCGCAGTTCGGGCTCGCCTCGGCTATCAGTTCCGGCGCCGCCGCGATCGGCGCCCCGCTGCACCTGGCGCTTCAGGAGGGGCCGACGCACGTGCTGTGGCCGAGCCTAGAGGGGCGCACCATCGCCGATCTCACCGCCGTGTTGAACGCTCACCACGGATTCCGCCCGGCCGCGGAGGGGCACCGATGA